A genomic region of Fusarium oxysporum Fo47 chromosome VI, complete sequence contains the following coding sequences:
- a CDS encoding ANTH domain-containing protein — MAAAVRGTEHTKTDQELAINIKKATNVEEISPKRKHVRACIVYTWDHRSSAAFWSGIKVQPILADEVQTFKALITIHKVLQEGHPSALKEAMANRAWIDSLNRGMGGGEGMRGYAPLIREYVYYLLAKLSFHHQHPEFNGTFEYEEYLSLKAINDPNEGYETISDLMVLQDKIEQFQKLIFSHFRNVGNNECRIAALVPLVQESYGIYKFITSMLRAMHSTTGDDEALEPLRERYNAQHYRLVKFYYECSNLRYLTSLITIPKLPQDPPNLLAEDDDAPALPARPKQEIERKPSPPPEPKNDAPDEMNEFWKSELDRQNREYEEQQRILEQQQQQALLAQQQAQLQAQREFEQQQQQLMEQQQREQEALMAQQAQWQTQGRLAELERENLNARAQYERDQLMLQQYDQRVKALEGELSHIQNSLGQQMNSKDDQIRALQEQVNTWRTKYEALAKLYSQLRHEHLDLLQKFKAVQLKAASAQEAIDRREKLEREIKTKNLELADMIRERDRALHDKDRATGSSKDEVEKLKRELRLAQDKADNLERSKGNELSTMLAKYNREMADLEEALRNKTRQLEDAQMNLRDGSSDLEQLLRDKEEELEVYKAGMDQTLIELNELKMNQGDTDHALDGQIDALIMSNLDKINDIIDSVLQAGVARVDDALYELDSSMQAGNQNASPSYVLSQIEKASASAMEFATSFNNFIADGPNATHADLIKAINVFSGAIADVCSNTKGLTRLATDDKKTDALMNGTRQPAISAVQFLRGLQSFRLEGMDPLQKTDVVINSNNDVQMNLQKLNKLVESFAPGFGKLANKKGDLGDLVDQELSKAADAIAAAAARLAKLKNKPRDGYSTYELKVNDSILDAATAITNAITQLIQAATVTQQEIVQAGRGSTSRTAFYKKNNRWTEGLISAAKAVASSTNTLIETADGVISGRNSPEQLIVASNDVAASTAQLVAASRVKAGFMSKSQEKLEQASKAVGAACRALVRQVQSLIKERSQEEDQVDYSKLGAHEFKVREMEQQVEILQLENALASARHRLGEMRKISYQEE, encoded by the exons atggctgctgctgtgcGCGGCACCGAGCATACCAA AACCGATCAAGAGCTCgctatcaacatcaagaaggctaCAAACGTCGAGGAGATCTCTCCAAAGCGAAAGCATGTCCGAGCATGTATCGTCTATACATGGGACCATCGGTCCTCCGCCGCCTTCTGGTCCGGCATCAAGGT CCAACCTATCCTAGCCGATGAAGTCCAGACATTCAAGGCCCTGATCACGATCCACAAGGTACTCCAAGAAGGCCACCCCAGTGCTCTCAAGGAGGCAATGGCAAACCgcgcatggatcgatagcTTGAACCGCGGAATGGGCGGAGGAGAAGGCATGCGCGGTTATGCGCCTCTGATCCGCGAATACGTTTATTACCTACTTGCGAAGCTCTCCTTCCACCACCAGCACCCCGAGTTCAACGGAACTTTCGAGTATGAGGAGTACCTGAGCTTAAAGGCCATCAACGACCCCAATGAAGGCTATGAAACCATCAGCGATCTGATGGTGCTGCAAGATAAGATCGAGCAGTTCCAAAAGCTGATCTTCTCGCACTTCCGAAATGTAGGAAACAACGAGTGCCGAATTGCCGCCCTCGTGCCCCTTGTTCAGGAGAGCTACGGAATTTATAAGTTCATCACGAGCATGCTGCGCGCAATGCATTCAA CAACCGGAGATGACGAGGCCCTTGAGCCCCTTCGTGAACGTTACAACGCGCAGCATTATCGCTTAGTTAAGTTCTACTACGAATGCTCAAACCTTCGGTACCTTACCAGTCTCATCACTATCCCCAAgcttcctcaagatcctcccAACCTCTTGGCggaagatgacgatgcaCCTGCGCTACCCGCGCGACCGAAGCAGGAGATTGAGCGAAAGCCGTCTCCCCCGCCCGAGCCCAAGAATGACGCCCctgatgagatgaatgaATTCTGGAAGAGCGAGTTGGATCGTCAGAACCGAGAGTACGAAGAGCAGCAGCGCATCCttgagcagcaacaacaacaagctcTCCTGGCCCAGCAGCAGGCACAACTTCAGGCTCAACGTGAGTttgagcagcaacaacagcaactgATGGAGCAGCAACAGCGAGAGCAGGAGGCGCTCATGGCGCAACAAGCGCAATGGCAAACTCAGGGACGCCTGGCCGAGCTGGAGCGTGAAAACCTGAATGCGCGCGCTCAGTATGAGCGTGATCAACTGATGCTCCAACAGTACGACCAACGAGTCAAGGCTCTCGAGGGTGAGCTGTCGCACATTCAGAACAGCCTTGGCCAGCAAATGAACAGCAAGGATGATCAGATTCGGGCCCTTCAGGAGCAGGTCAACACATGGAGGACGAAATATGAGGCACTGGCCAAGCTCTACTCTCAGCTGCGACACGAGCATCTCGATCTGCTTCAGAAGTTCAAAGCCGTTCAACTCAAGGCGGCCAGCGCCCAGGAGGCTATCGATCGACGTGAGAAGCTCGAGCGTgagatcaagaccaagaaccTCGAGTTGGCCGACATGATCCGTGAGCGTGACCGCGCCCTTCACGACAAGGACCGCGCGACTGGCAGCAgcaaggatgaggttgagaagctcaagcgCGAACTTCGCCTGGCCCAAGACAAGGCCGATAACCTCGAGCGTAGCAAGGGCAACGAGCTTTCGACAATGCTTGCCAAGTACAACCGTGAGATGGCGGATCTGGAGGAGGCACTGcgcaacaagacaagacaactGGAGGATGCTCAGATGAACCTCCGCGACGGCAGCTCTGACCTCGAGCAGCTCCTCCGTgacaaggaggaggagcttgaggtgTACAAGGCGGGCATGGATCAGACTCTCATCGAGCTCAACGAGCTCAAGATGAACCAGGGTGACACCGACCATGCTTTGGATGGCCAGATCGATGCCCTCATCATGTCCAaccttgacaagatcaacgacATTATCGACTCTGTTCTCCAGGCTGGTGTTGCGCGTGTGGATGATGCGCTGTACGAGTTGGATTCCAGCATGCAGGCTGGTAACCAGAATGCGTCTCCCTCTTATGTACTGTCACAGATCGAGAAGGCCTCAGCTAGTGCTATGGAATTTGCTACATCattcaacaacttcatcGCAGATGGACCAAATGCGACACATGCCGACCTtatcaaggccatcaacgTCTTCTCTGGTGCCATTGCCGATGTCTGTAGCAACACCAAGGGTCTTACCCGTCTAGCTACAGATGATAAGAAGACCGATGCTCTCATGAACGGAACCCGCCAGCCCGCTATCTCAGCTGTACAGTTCCTCCGAGGTCTTCAGAGCTTCCGACTTGAGGGCATGGATCCCTTGCAGAAGACAGACGTggtcatcaacagcaacaacgacGTTCAGATGAACTTGcagaagctcaacaagcttgtTGAGTCGTTTGCTCCTGGCTTTGGCAAGCTCGCCAACAAGAAAGGAGACTTGGGTGACCTCGTCGACCAGGAGCTCAGTAAAGCTGCAGATGCAATTGCGGCAGCCGCTGCACGACtggccaagctcaagaacaagccccGTGATGGCTACTCAACCTATGAGCTCAAGGTGAACGACTCGATCCTGGATGCGGCGACGGCGATCACCAACGCCATTACGCAACTGATTCAAGCGGCGACAGTGACACAGCAGGAGATCGTACAGGCAGGTCGTGGATCGACGTCGCGAACAGCGTTCTACAAGAAGAACAACCGATGGACTGAGGGACTGATCTCTGCCGCCAAGGCTGTGGCGTCGTCGACTAACACTCTGATTGAGACAGCAGATGGAGTCATCTCTGGGCGCAACAGTCCAGAACAACTCATCGTGGCCTCGAACGATGTGGCGGCGTCGACTGCCCAGCTTGTGGCTGCCAGCAGAGTTAAGGCAGGGTTCAtgtccaagagccaagaaaaGCTCGAGCAGGCCAGTAAGGCGGTGGGTGCGGCATGTCGAGCACTGGTACGCCAGGTGCAGAGCTTGATCAAGGAGCGTAGCCAAGAGGAGGACCAGGTGGACTACTCCAAGCTCGGAGCGCACGAGTTCAAGGTGCGGGAGATGGAACAGCAA GTCGAGATCCTCCAATTGGAGAATGCCTTGGCGTCGGCTCGGCATCGTTTGGGCGAGATGCGGAAGATCTCATACCAAGAAGAGTAA
- a CDS encoding ribosomal protein L21e-domain-containing protein, whose translation MGHSYGKRAGTRYAFSRDFRKKGMIALNTYLRQYRVGDIVDIKANGAVQKGMPFKVYHGKTGVIYNVTKSAVGVIIYKQVKHRYIEKRINVRIEHIQQSRSREDFLKRVKANAEAKKEAKANGTVVQVKRQPVGPREAHTLSLADNPPQTVTPLPYETTI comes from the exons ATGGGTCACTCCTACGGAAAGAGAGCGGGCACCCGC TATGCCTTCAGCCGGGACTTCCGCAAGAAGGGTATGATTGCCCTGAACACCTATCTCCGACAGTACCGCGTTGGTGATATCGTCGACATCAAGGCGAACGGTGCCGTCCAGAAGGG TATGCCCTTCAAGGTGTACCACGGCAAGACTGGTGTCATCTACAACGTCACCAAGTCTGCTGTCGGTGTCATCATCTACAAGCAGGTGAAGCACCGATACATCGAGAAGCGAATCAACGTCCGAATCGAGCACATCCAGCAATCCCGATCTCGTGAGGACTTCCTCAAGCGAGTCAAGGCCAAcgccgaggccaagaaggaggccaaggccaacGGTACCGTCGTCCAGGTCAAGCGTCAGCCCGTTGGACCCCGTGAGGCTCACACACTGTCGCTCGCCGACAACCCTCCTCAGACCGTCACTCCTCTTCCCTACGAGACTACGATCtaa
- a CDS encoding autophagocytosis associated protein yields MNYIYSTVNTLRDRYTPVSHKSTFRQTGQITPEEFLAAGDYLVYKFPTWSWGDADSPEQRVSHLPPGKQFLVTRNVPCHRRLNDDFAGDAGHEEALVNDGDDFKGATGDDEDGWLRTGGLASSQPLKVKEVRTVDDSGNVGDREVVEDDDEIPDMEDEDDDEAIIRDSSADSKNSAHRTYTLYIMYSPYYRTPRLYLSGYLASGQPLPPNDMTEDIVGDYKDKTVTLEDFPFFANNIKMASVHPCKHASVMKTLLDRADAALRLRREKLRAGNSQTPSGMEGLVDEIGKLDVKGAQEAADKDEWEEVQETEIDDQEVAIRVDQYLVVFLKFMASVTPGIEHDFTMGV; encoded by the exons ATGAATTACATCTACTCCACAGTCAACACCCTACGGGATCGTTATACACCCGTCTCTCACAAGTCAACCTTCCGCCAGACCGGTCAAATCACACCAGAAGAGTTCCTCGCTGCGGGCGACTACCTTGTGTACAAGTTCCCGACCTGGTCTTGGGGCGATGCCGACTCTCCTGAGCAGAGAGTGAGCCATCTTCCTCCCGGAAAGCAGTTCCTCGTGACACGCAACGTTCCCTGCCACCGACGCCTAAACGACGACTTTGCGGGTGATGCAGGCCATGAGGAAGCTCTTGTGAACGATGGCGACGACTTCAAGGGCGCTACTGgcgacgacgaggatggtTGGCTGAGGACCGGTGGTCTGGCTAGTTCCCAGCCGCTGAAGGTCAAGGAGGTGAGGACGGTGGATGATTCCGGAAATGTCGGTGATCGAGAGGTtgtcgaggatgatgatgagatccCAGACatggaggatgaagacgatgatgaggctATCATCCGTGATTCTAGCGCCGATTCCAAGAACAG CGCTCACCGTACATACACTCTCTACATCATGTACTCCCCCTACTACCGAACACCCCGTCTGTATCTCTCAGGCTATCTTGCCAGCGGCCAGCCGCTCCCCCCTAACGACATGACAGAGGACATTGTCGGTGACTACAAGGACAAGACAGTGACACTTGAGGACTTCCCCTTCTtcgccaacaacatcaagatGGCTTCAGTACATCCTTGCAAGCACGCCTCAGTCATGAAGACACTACTCGACCGTGCCGACGCCGCTCTTCGCCTGCGTCGTGAGAAGCTTCGTGCCGGTAACAGCCAGACACCCTCTGGCATGGAAGGTCTGGTAGATGAGATTGGAAAGTTGGATGTTAAGGGTGCTCAGGAAGCAGCGGACAAGGATGAGTGGGAGGAGGTCCAGGAGACCGAGATCGATGATCAAGAGGTTGCTATCCGAGTGGATCAGTACCTAGTTGTGTTCCTCAAG TTCATGGCCAGTGTGACACCTGGTATCGAGCACGATTTCACCATGGGTGTCTAA
- a CDS encoding Pre-mRNA splicing Prp18-interacting factor-domain-containing protein produces the protein MPTAPAKPPPPSTGPGGAGAALKEENIYIPSFISKRPFYAGEEGDENDYLQHQRREEKNDKSQWYDRGRKAGPAATKYRKGACENCGAMTHKKKDCLSRPRAKGAKWTGKDIQADEVIQDVNMGWDAKRDRWNGYDAKEYRSVVDEFNQMEELRKQATKDGNADEETEEGDKYAEENDMSKHQSTATRQLRIREDTAKYLLNLDLESAKYDPKTRSLVDAGATADKAADAFAEEGFMRSSGDAGAFENAQRYAWEAQEKSGNTSQHLQANPTAGEFYRKKELEEAEAKRAEREKLLLEKYGGDQKAMPAALRNMAITESETFVEYDEAGLIKGAPKKVAKSKYAEDVLINNHTSVWGSWWSSFKWGYACCHSFIKNSYCTGDDGKLAWEAAERQRTGANLVNDDEEETEEPSKEKAEKNREEEQPRKRTREEMMNGVTEEEMDEYRRKRTVTNDPMAKLLGKDELLS, from the coding sequence ATGCCTACTGCACCCGCAAAACCACCGCCCCCAAGTACTGGCCCTGGAGGCGCTGGTGCCGCTTTGAAGGAAGAGAACATCTACATCCCATCCTTCATCAGTAAACGCCCGTTCTACGCCggcgaagaaggcgatgagAATGATTACCTCCAGCATCAGCGCCgcgaagagaagaacgatAAATCTCAATGGTATGATCGAGGTAGAAAGGCCGGCCCAGCGGCCACCAAGTACCGCAAAGGTGCTTGCGAAAACTGCGGCGCCATGACACACAAGAAGAAAGACTGCCTGAGTCGGCCACGAGCCAAGGGTGCGAAATGGACAGGCAAAGACATTCAGGCCGATGAGGTGATTCAAGATGTCAACATGGGATGGGACGCCAAGCGCGATCGCTGGAATGGATACGATGCGAAGGAGTATCGCAGTGTGGTCGATGAGTTCAACCAGATGGAGGAGCTACGCAAGCAGGCCACCAAGGACGGAAATGCCGATgaagagacagaagaaggcGACAAGTATGCGGAAGAGAATGATATGAGCAAACATCAGAGCACAGCAACACGACAACTGCGAATACGAGAGGACACAGCCAAGTATCTTTTGAACCTCGATCTAGAATCTGCCAAGTACGATCCGAAAACGCGATCACTGGTCGATGCAGGTGCAACAGCAGACAAGGCAGCGGATGCATTCGCGGAAGAGGGTTTCATGCGATCCTCAGGCGATGCTGGCGCATTCGAGAATGCTCAGCGATACGCTTGGGAGGCTCAAGAAAAGTCTGGTAACACAAGCCAGCATCTGCAAGCAAACCCCACAGCAGGAGAGTTTTATCGGAAgaaggagctggaggaggcAGAGGCAAAGCGTGCGGAACGAGAGAAGTTACTGCTCGAGAAGTACGGTGGAGATCAGAAGGCTATGCCGGCTGCTTTGCGCAACATGGCTATCACCGAATCCGAGACGTTTGTTGAGTACGATGAGGCTGGTTTGATCAAGGGTGCGCCCAAGAAGGTGGCCAAATCCAAGTACGCTGAAGATGttctcatcaacaatcaTACTTCAGTATGGGGAAGCTGGTGGTCCAGCTTCAAATGGGGCTACGCTTGCTGTCATTCGTTCATAAAAAACAGTTACTGTACTGGTGACGATGGAAAATTGGCATGGGAGGCGGCTGAGCGTCAACGAACTGGGGCCAACCTggtcaatgatgatgaagaggagacaGAGGAGCCTTCAAAggagaaggcagagaagaacagagagGAAGAGCAGCCGCGCAAGCGGACAAGAGAAGAAATGATGAATGGTGTGACAGAAGAGGAAATGGATGAGTATAGGAGGAAACGGACGGTGACGAACGACCCAATGGCAAAGCTGCTGGGCAAGGATGAACTTTTATCATAG